A genomic region of Bacteroidota bacterium contains the following coding sequences:
- a CDS encoding redoxin domain-containing protein has product MSLTVGQTAPDFKLFNTEKQEVSLSAQKGSNVLLLFFPMAFTSVCTAELCSVRDNIAAYNTVNAKVFGISVDSPFTLGKFKADQNLNFDLLSDFNKEVSTAYGSIYADFVLGMKGVSKRAAFVIDANGTIRYAEVLENAGEQPNFENIMAALKSL; this is encoded by the coding sequence ATGAGCCTTACTGTCGGACAAACCGCCCCCGATTTTAAATTATTCAACACTGAAAAACAGGAAGTAAGCCTTTCGGCACAAAAAGGCAGCAATGTACTGCTGTTGTTCTTCCCCATGGCATTTACAAGCGTATGCACAGCAGAACTCTGCTCGGTGCGCGATAATATTGCTGCTTACAACACCGTAAACGCCAAAGTTTTCGGCATCAGCGTGGATTCGCCCTTTACCTTAGGCAAATTCAAAGCCGACCAGAACCTGAATTTCGATCTGCTTTCTGACTTCAATAAAGAAGTAAGCACCGCCTACGGTTCTATTTATGCCGATTTCGTGCTGGGTATGAAAGGCGTATCAAAACGCGCGGCATTTGTAATTGATGCAAACGGCACCATCCGCTATGCCGAAGTGCTTGAGAACGCCGGCGAGCAGCCTAATTTTGAGAATATCATGGCTGCGCTGAAGAGCCTCTAA
- a CDS encoding T9SS type A sorting domain-containing protein, giving the protein MHKRPYLLLLFLLVSLAPLRAQETLFIHCNQPADTGTRFMQGFLHGNPAALDSEMVAKLRPEFWRLGAYFLAGSSYEDAARFNPEITINLNDLYMIVNNIPSQTQSQPWQNNWQSWDSLLTAVVTNSVVTGSPVDYWDLWGEPDNFWTGNYAQWIEMYRRSDSIIHGIIPNARIVGPEFGFGSCNFSVTPILHFLDSLHAAGGEVNAVSWHEFCAPEDVPVHVQQVRDSLAVRAWAAGLPVLIPEYAGPANSTIPGWNAGWLYYLEQAGVDWASHACWNESNNVISWSNCEHGLNGLFMYDNATPQPNYWLHRAYAEIGAARVNTSSTHVRTVALAGVDTTLQELKIIAGRYDNPNLGSHNAPANVTIRIRHYPFGSNVTVPLVVQRIPSNNVSYSVPLAAPQTTYTGSITFTADSADVLLPGFVDGDVYVLYLNPAPGSLLSIQPQPAQTTTPELQVMPNPARQEVTLHWPGAGNGRITLCNMQGKVITQTTAAGASCVLALTALPAGVYVVEWTRGQTRQTSRLVITE; this is encoded by the coding sequence ATGCACAAACGCCCTTACCTGCTGTTACTCTTTCTTCTGGTTAGTCTTGCCCCGCTCCGCGCGCAGGAAACCCTGTTTATCCATTGCAACCAGCCCGCCGATACCGGCACCCGATTCATGCAGGGATTCCTGCACGGCAATCCGGCCGCACTTGATTCGGAAATGGTGGCTAAACTGCGGCCCGAATTCTGGCGGCTGGGGGCCTACTTTCTCGCAGGCAGCAGCTACGAGGATGCCGCCCGCTTCAATCCCGAAATCACCATCAACCTCAACGATCTGTACATGATCGTTAACAACATTCCTTCGCAAACACAAAGCCAGCCCTGGCAAAACAACTGGCAAAGCTGGGACAGCCTCCTTACTGCCGTTGTCACCAATTCGGTGGTTACGGGAAGTCCGGTTGACTATTGGGATCTTTGGGGTGAACCGGATAATTTCTGGACAGGCAATTACGCGCAGTGGATTGAAATGTACCGCCGTTCCGACAGTATTATTCACGGTATTATTCCCAATGCCCGTATTGTAGGTCCAGAATTCGGATTTGGCAGCTGTAATTTTTCGGTGACACCCATCCTGCATTTTCTCGACAGTTTGCATGCGGCTGGCGGCGAGGTGAATGCCGTTTCGTGGCACGAGTTCTGTGCGCCGGAAGATGTGCCTGTGCATGTACAGCAGGTGCGCGATTCGCTGGCCGTGCGCGCCTGGGCGGCCGGTTTGCCTGTTCTTATTCCTGAGTATGCCGGTCCGGCAAACAGCACCATTCCGGGCTGGAATGCCGGCTGGCTGTATTATCTCGAACAGGCCGGTGTGGACTGGGCCTCACACGCCTGCTGGAACGAAAGCAACAACGTGATAAGCTGGAGCAACTGCGAGCACGGCCTCAACGGTTTGTTTATGTACGACAATGCCACGCCGCAGCCCAACTACTGGCTGCACCGTGCCTACGCCGAAATCGGTGCTGCGCGGGTGAATACGTCATCTACACATGTGCGCACGGTGGCATTGGCAGGCGTGGATACCACACTGCAGGAACTGAAAATTATTGCCGGCCGGTACGATAATCCCAATCTTGGTTCGCACAATGCGCCGGCCAATGTAACCATACGCATCCGTCACTATCCGTTTGGCAGCAATGTTACGGTTCCGCTGGTGGTGCAGCGTATTCCGAGCAACAATGTGAGCTACTCGGTGCCGCTGGCAGCGCCGCAAACCACTTACACCGGCAGCATAACCTTCACCGCCGATTCGGCCGATGTGCTTTTGCCGGGCTTTGTGGATGGTGATGTGTATGTGCTGTATCTCAATCCAGCGCCGGGCAGTTTGCTGAGCATCCAGCCGCAGCCTGCACAAACCACTACACCCGAACTTCAGGTAATGCCCAATCCGGCGCGGCAAGAAGTGACACTGCACTGGCCGGGCGCCGGCAATGGCCGCATCACACTCTGCAATATGCAGGGAAAGGTGATTACGCAAACCACTGCGGCGGGCGCTTCGTGTGTGCTGGCATTAACA